The Solanum pennellii chromosome 11, SPENNV200 sequence acatattatgtatctgagctaatttttaatgtattcaaaCTACATATTGTATCGGagcttcaattattttattcaattttctcaatttttaaagaattaatataattagaaaGTAATTAAGAATGGATTGTAACTTCATAATAAAACTGTAGAATGTATGTAATTTACACTttataaaaatgagttttttctccTAATAACACAAGTAGTAATAGATATAATTTAACGAAgaataaatttacaaaattcatataatacaagaaaaaaattgaccacttttcctattcattaaatattgaaattaaccATTTAGGacgattatatttttttaatatgagcTAAAATTCATAATCAAGTCAAATGAAAAAAGACAAACTAACAAATTTATCCCATTTTGGGaatagtaaattttatattgttatatgtcACCTTCTAAATTAAGGAGAATAATTCAACTCAACAAATTACACCTTCTCTCTCTTAgcatcttttttttgttttgtaggTTTGTGAATAGCATAACCTCAATAAAGGTATATATTACTCATTCTcgtaatatttttcatttttaaaaaattaaacaatttaaatttaattgataatctataaatagaaattttttaatttttttaaaattaaatttatatattttataaactacataaaaaatattataaatcaaaataatcgataatttaaaatattttaaaaatacttatcataaaacataaacttgtttgaataacaaaattctgaaaaatatcacataaaataggaCGACGTAAGTGCAATCTAAAACATGGATAAGGTTCACTTGGGACTTGGACATCAACTTTAGTGTTATAGACGTGAcatgaaagaaaaaagtaaaatgaaatgaCATGTGATTTGAAATGAAATGTGTAATGTGGTAGTTGGATTATTCTGATTTAGTCTTGTGTGCATAGGGGTAGGTTTTGTtggactaaaatatttttgagattatAATCAggaattataaattttgaattaattattcataGGAGAAATgggataaaataaattaaattgagtAGAATAAAGTGGGGGTATTTAGAATTAATTTGagattaattttatgattattattattggcaaataatgaattaatatcTTCAACTATATAACGTATAAATTATTATCTCAAACTCAATCATaagatattttatctttctcATGAATCACATGCCCTATTGACAAgatcaataaaaataacaatatatttagtaaaattttacgatatcaaatatacaaaaaaacgTATTTTGTGCtccttaataaaaaaaatatatatatatatagtgtatttctcaaataatcTTTAAATATGTGAAGTTATTTAATAAAgctatttgatttattttttttatatcaatgaagtcattcaaattatgatattattttttacaagGTCACTCTACCCCAAATTGtactttcaattaaaaaaaaaattacatggcctttaaaataaattcatgattTTGAGACACGATTTAGCTAACTTTTGCGttccttcttttttctttcaaaaaataatccTAAAGAACACAAATTTTACTAGTTTTGGAGCAACCTAATTTCCTTTAAATTagttttcaatattattattccTACCATAATTCGAACGTCAAATATATGTAATGGGCGCTTTCAGATACGTGTAttcaaattacttttaaatCAGATATAAAATATAACGTTTGGTGAATTAAGCAACGTAACTGAAATGTATAATTTAAGGAGAAAACCACTcgtttaataatttttataataatttttaggtATCTCTTGTATGacaattctaaaaataaaaataatcaaatttatttcattgtttctttagcaacaaaaatttgaatattcttGTATCTAAGTTTGTTTCTGCTTAATATCTATCGTGAATCAGAATTATTAACAGATAAATAATATAGATACACCACATATTTGTGTTTGAATTATATTCAATATGTGGTGTATCTTGATTAATTGGTTTGTCATATGTTTTAGTATTCAACTTTGTATGTACCTGAGCTTAATCAGTGTCAAATGATCTAAGACCATCTTAAAAACAATGATATCTACGTTATCaaatataagaattcatcataaattaacAAGTTTTACGTTGATATCAATCTACCAGTTTTAAGACAgtcttttttaatttctcttttcaAAGAAaccaaaatgaaaaaatgttatTCAAAATAGTTGATGTGGGGTTATTGAATGCAGAGTGGTgctcaaaaaaatcaaaacaaaataaattgaaacattAACTCCAAATCTTTATAGTAACGTGAAATGAAATTCCATTAATCATACAAAATGGTGCaagaccaaaataaaaaattattactttgcATTATATAGTAAGACCAAGCAAGGCGCAAGGGCAGCTCAACCCTAAAGCTAGAGGCGTTAATATGGGCTGGCATGTGGCCCAGGTACTTATGGGTTGAATCGACCATTTCTTGACCCACGTAAAAAATGGGCTAGCTCGATCAGATCCGTAAGATGCCAAAGCTTGTATGAATTAGCCCGGATGAGATGGACTAACCTATACTTGACACCTCTACCTAAAGCGAGTGTCTTAAGGCTTCAAAAAGAAAGACCTCCAAAATTACAAATCCCCAAAAGTCGAAAGAACCAAAAAGCCCCAAATTCAGttaaaaaacattaacatatttCTCTTGTTGATAACAATAGCATAATTAAGATCTATGATAAAGTTTCGAATCATTGACTCGAACTTTATTAAAACTTTATCGAGGTGTTTTTACATATTCCCTCACTTCTAATTAAGAGATTAAAAGAAACTAAGACATTTACTTCTTAATTGTTTTGATTGTGGGTTTTACGCAGAAATAGTGATTCATAATTTACCTCTTAGTATAACTCGAATAATTGATTTTCAGATTGAAACTTTGAAGACGACTTACCACTAAATTAACCCCACATTTTGATAATTTCTAGTTTGTTGAGTTTGATAAAAAGGTGAATTATTTAGTTGAtcgaaatttgaaaaattaaaattgtcttGGATTTTAAGTTAGAATAATCCCTATTTGATAGCTTAATATTACCATGTTTATGTATATAGATGAAAAGTTGATGTTAAAACGTATATCTTCTAATAgagtttttgactttttagCATCTACTTCCTCCGTTTACTTTTACATTTGGTACACCATTAAgagaaataattattgatatcaatattttatcaaactATCCCTATTAAATGATGTGTAGtattaaatcttgaaaaatgattttaaaaaagagaGTATTTAATGCTGAGGGTAAAcgtgaaaaaatattattttttcttgaagtGTCAAAAGTAACAAGTAAAAACGaaaatctatttaaaaaaaagtgacaaGTAAATGGAGAGAATAATTAACATTCTTTCCGGTTCCTGTAGATATATCCACTTAtaacttttgacttattttttatttttttcttcctaaAAACGTGCTCTTTTTATTTTCACTAGTTTCTTTCTCAAAAGGGTGAAGATGTGTTTAATCTTAATTTGCTCTCATCCATTATAcacatttcaaatatatttctttaaacttttccatttatttttagttttgtattttgttaGTGTGGTAATTTGCCTTTAATGATTATTCTTGATCTGAATTGTGAGCTATtggataaattttaatttgttagagTTTGATAAAGGGGAACTCTTTTGAATTTCAGTAGACTAACCCTCCTTCTATTTTGTTATGGCTCGTTTGATGTGAGGGATAAGACTAAAAAGTTATGgaataaaaaaatagtgttgAGATAAAATTTAGATGTCTTATTTGATTGACATGTTTTGAATAACTTATTCCATCATTTATATCATAGTGATAGAATAAATTATCTCATATACATAGTGGTATAAGTTATCCAAAAATAACTAGTTCCCATCcaaatttttagttttaggtgatttttgtaaaataaattgGTTCACCATAGGGCtcaacccaaaaaaaaagaaaaagaaaacaaaggccacaaaacaaatattaccttcatctatttttaattgtcatagttTCCTTTGTGAAagttaaactataaaattttgactaatatattacgatatatttttatggaaaaattacgcaacaaagcaaacttatactatttaattactcatcatagctatagtttggtataattaccactcgcggctaacattatacattaattacgtggttTGAtttcgaatttgtataattagtcacatttGTATGTGCATATTCACGCAGAatgtacaaatacatatgtataatatatacacttatttaacctatatttacatatacgattcacctctctcccactctctccCCTCTTTCGCTCACTtgtctcctccctctcccaatctagCTTACtctatatacaaatgtatatgtataatacacaattatatacatatacaattcacctctctttGACTCTCtatcctctctcgctcgcctctctcctccctctcccagttTCGCTCActtcttttcttcctctttcactctcgcttgccatatatacaaatacatatgtataatatacaattatctaaccgatatacatatacaattcatctttattccattttttccttctctctctcgCCCCTCTCATATCTCTCCCAGTCTCTCTCGCCTCtttcctccatataacatgtagttatgaattgtaattatcaaactatagctacgGAGAGTAATTAGactatttttaagtggctatatgtgaaagtttccttttttttattcatattaatatgtaaaatattgcaaatttataatatttttcatatagtttttaaatatctaaatttttttgtttgaaatatcatattatttaagtttgtaaattagtcaaattacttttagaaaaatggaacatgacaaataaaaatagacgaAATCAACCCTCTTTTTTCCCTCTTGTTGGCCATTCTTCCCGCCAATaaacaacccccccccccctcaaaaGTCACATGGATTGATCATCCCCAACTTGTCAAGTTCAATTCGAGCAACTGTGTAATTTgtaaaactaaacaaaataatGGCAGACGGTTCGAAATCCCAAGCTCAGGTTGAAATCAAGCAACAATGTGCTTCAATGGCGTCGACATTCTCCACTGAGATGACTGCTGATGAGAGAGTTCCATTCCCCTTCTTTAGGCCATTGTCTCAGAAGAGAGCAAACACATGGATCATTTCTCTCTTTGTGATCCTTCACTTGGGCGCTTTTACTGTAACAATGATTGTTAACGACTGTTGGGAGAATTCTTATGGAGATTGTGCTCTAAAACCTCTCCGTAGGTTCTCTTTTCAGCCTCTTTACGAGAATCCTCTGCTCGGTCCTTCTGCTTCTACGTCAGTTCCTTCTTCTCTTTCACTATTTCAATACATCGTTTGAACTGTGACTGATTTTCGGCATATTATGGATTTGGACTGCTTTATGAAATTTGAGGAGAAAACGTTGCTATCTATATGAATTGTTGCTTGAATTTGAGTTTGTATACTTGTCGTTGTGGCTACGATGTTTGATTGAAAAGTATATTGATTCTTATCTCCTGAAAATGTAGTTTATGGCGGCAATCGGTACTTTACTGAAGGCTAGTCTTGTATACTCTTATGGATCTAACTGATTTCAGAATCCTAAAATTTTATTGCATAAAGTATACAAGCACTttgcatatatacatatgtgaTGAACTGTTTCTGAAATATTTCTTGGTTCTTTATGGAACCTCTGGCTTCTCCATATGGCAGTTCTTCAGGCCATAGAGAATCAATTAATCCACGTTCCACGTTCGCTAACATATTGATCTCTAGATCTCTCTCAAACAAGTTAAACATTACCTGCTTTTTCCTATCTGCCTTGAAAATTGCAGTACCAGTTACTTTGAGGTTATTTACTAAGGCATATTGTTCTATATGTTAAtataaacatgttatttttCCATCTGTGTATCAAAGAACTATGGAGCTGTACACTGTGTCTTGCACATGATATTATGTTGAGTAAGTTCTGCTGCCAATAACAGATATGAAATATTTTGCCAATGTAGGTTAGAAGAAATTGGAGCACTTCAGAAGACATTGTTGACTAATAATCAACAACTCAGGCGTATCTTCACAAGCCCTTGGTTGCATGCAGGGCTTTTCCATCTGATCATTAACTTGTCCTCAGTAATCTTTGTGGGACTTCACTTAGAGCAAGAATTCGGATCATGTAAGAATATTCTTGTAATATGGTCTTTCATTGAGAAAGTTGTTTATTGAATCTTTGATTGAAGCTCCTATTTCTGCAGTTAGGATTGGAGTTATCTACATACTCTCAGCTATTACTGGTAGTCTAGTTGCTTCACTTTTTGTTCAAGATCGGCCATCAGTTTGTTCCTCTGGTGCATTGGTTGGATTGCTTGGTACACTGCTCTCTGGCCTCATCAGGAATTGGAAATCTTACACCAATAAGGTCCTGAGGTCTTGTGGGTTTTTCCCCTCTCGTCTCAGCTGTCAAATAGTATAGAATGTCATCTCCCTACTTTCATTGCAGTTTGCAGGGCTTGTGGCTACCATGACAATCTTGATGACTAATCTTGTCCTCGGACTGATACCTTACATCAATAATTTTGCGAATATCGGAGGATTTATGTCAGGATTCCTTCTGGGGTTTGTGCTCTTGTTCAAGCCTCAACAAGAGAAACTAGCTCGAAATAAGGGAGGCTTATTTGAATTTGATGCCAAGGACATTGTCAAATGTAGGAAGAGTTTGGACAAGCCTGTTCAGAGGGGTGCTGCTCTTGTTATCTTTGCTTTATTGTGAGTTCTATCTCTGTATGATACTTTTATGGTTTTACTCTTGCTCCATTTTTCTTTGCATCCAATTGCACCATGAACTATTACTTAGGTTAGTTATAGTTTTCTAAGATAATGAGTTGAATTGCTGTCACTCCAAATGCAGGCTTGCAGGAATTATAATGGCAGTTCTGCATGGCATTGACATAAACAAGTACTGTAGCTGGTGTCATTACTTTGATTGCATTCCATCCAAATGGTGGAGCTGCTCTGACAAGGCATTTCATTGTGAGGTATCTCGTTATACTTGATTCTATTATAAGAAgggaaaagttatttttgtcgGAGAACAAATAGGATATGCAAAagtaaatatgaaattatacGTCATACAAGATCAATGGACTGAAATGGGAAACAGATCAAATGTTCGTATAGGGAGATTCTTGAGAGTAGCGCTGTGGAAATATTAGTGATTGTATTAGGTTGTTTATTAAGTAAGGAGATTCTTGGCTCGAGTTTTATAGATCTCCCTCTATCCCCGCTACCAATGACATATAATTATTTGGTCTAAACGTTGGTGATGCTTTGAATAGGGCAATTTGTAAGGCTAATATTGACTACTTTCCCAGAACAAAGTATAATTTTGAGTAACCCTCAGAGACCATCTTTTATCTTTCGTTTCATCTTTGTTAGTGTTCCTTAAGTAGAACATCTTGTTATTGGCATCGTTTGCTTTACTCTTCAAGGTGGTGTCTTTCCTAGTAGTCATAATCCTTTTTCGTCCTGCTCTCTCATGTTGTTATTACGTCTGTCCAGCACAAATCAAGCTCAAATTTGGatgcatttttcattcttttgcaATTTAACTAGTATATGGTGAATAATTCTTGTATTGCATACTGCAGAAGTTGGTGAGCTCGGAACATCTGACTTTGAGTTGCCCAAATACTGGTAGATTCAAAGTTTTTCCTTTCACCAACATTTCAGAGGCAAGGTTTCAGGACATATGCAATCTGATATGCTTCTAGAAGGTCATGGTTGAGTTCCGGTGACTAACTTTTCGCAGGATATATGCTTGTATAAGGTGTAAACTAATGTGCTTCAGAATTCTTAATCAAATTCTTGTGCATAATATCAGCATCAAACTTGTTGCTTTGAAGGATTTAGCTGTTGACTTGTGGATAACCTTGACCCTCTTGCTTTTAAAGCTTGTTTTCTTTAGTTCTCatgtgttttttcttttatgattttcatGGATTCGAAGGCACTGCTTGTATAGCTCACGGTTTCAACAAGGTGAAAATGTTCTGTTACTTTGACAGATTTATGTCTTCATTCAATCAAAGCAAAACCTGGTGCCCAAATGAATATGGATtcattgttttgttttttgAGTTTACTCTTTTAAGTTCAAATATTTGCTTTTTTCATAATGCATGTTTTCTCCCTTTAACATAGGAAACTGAGAAACTTCATTTTGTATTCTAgacttctaaattttttttaaaagacatAGGAATCGGTATAAGATGGTGATAGAATATAGAAAAAGAACCTTAAATCCATGGTATAAGCtcgaacaattttttttggttttccttccagataaaacaataaataattttaaatgtttatcTTAAACAATAAGCGCCCATGGCCTAATGGATAAGGCGCTTGACTTCTAATCAAGCGATTGTGGGTTCGAGTCCCACTGGGCGtgcatatttttatgattaatttttttcctcGGTTCGGTTTTAGGTTACCACTCACGCAACATTTAGTTATAATTACGTGTGTTGAGGTTTTGAGTTTGTACAATTCACACGTTATACAAACGAGATAGCTCAAACTGTAACTACAACCCATAAATatgcaaattatatttatgaagCATAAttatatttgagaaaaattacgcggttaagcaaacttatactacttaattagtcatcatagttatagtttgccaTAATTATTACTCGTGACGAACATTAaccattaattacgtgggcttGCTTCGAGTTTATATAATCAGtcacatttgtataattcgccacACTGTATAATTCACAACTAACCATTTGATTTGTAATTTGTATATGACGATGATTGGTTTTTAGTTTTATCACCATATACATTCAGTCTTTTTTGTATAACTTTTTAAAGTTTGTATAAACAtgtagtttttgaattttgtattatataatttatataatataatttcctgATAAAGTTTGTATATTATTTAAAGCTCAtacttttattttgtatcaattcattcttttgagttttatcatatttgtatattttcagattttgtattactcaattatacaaaatacgcgaattatacaattgtactGGCAAATTAATTGTTGCTCTCTTTCGTTCGCCTctttcctccctctcccaatcgcACTCGCCTCTTTCcttcctctctcaatctcgctcgccagaTATACAActacatatgtatatcatttatatatatataattattttgatagatatacatatacgATTCGCCCCTCTCCTCCATCTCTCAATCTtactcgccactctcctccttataacatgtagctatgaGTCGTAATCAAAAAACTATGactataaaacataattaagcTATTCTGAATGACTATACGTGAAAGTTCtccttatatttattatagtggCTATGTGTGAAAATTTTCCTTCCctttatttataattcttttctctTAGTGTCTAAACTCTTTGATTATGGCACTATGCACATTTCACTTTATGTTCATGTCAATGCTTAACATAAGTTGTGGAAGTAATAAATTGCAGCCTTCATGgtttacaattttttcataaaaaatacaacTAATAATCTCAACGGAATACATATTctgaaaaaatcttttaaatttgtaaattaaatattacCAAGCACACACAAAAAACATTATCATATGTAGAACTTTTTCCGAGTGACGCAAAAAATAGTACTTTTGACCAGCCTTGTCTCCCATATATATTATCGCAATAATTACATGCAATTACAGCTGAAATGTACATATATATCTTCTGTCATAATTTTGGGATATTTATGTCATTATCATTAAAAAACTAGGGTATATATGCCTTCACTCTAACGGGAGATTAAATAGGGACGCATGTATGCATGCTCAAGCTTTTGAACGATAGGAGCATCAATATTCCAAAAATATAACGAAACGTATCTATATACAACAATAGTTCGAAggtatatttatcatttttctcttattaaatatacaaactttttttcctt is a genomic window containing:
- the LOC107004259 gene encoding RHOMBOID-like protein 8, which codes for MADGSKSQAQVEIKQQCASMASTFSTEMTADERVPFPFFRPLSQKRANTWIISLFVILHLGAFTVTMIVNDCWENSYGDCALKPLRRFSFQPLYENPLLGPSASTLEEIGALQKTLLTNNQQLRRIFTSPWLHAGLFHLIINLSSVIFVGLHLEQEFGSFRIGVIYILSAITGSLVASLFVQDRPSVCSSGALVGLLGTLLSGLIRNWKSYTNKFAGLVATMTILMTNLVLGLIPYINNFANIGGFMSGFLLGFVLLFKPQQEKLARNKGGLFEFDAKDIVKCRKSLDKPVQRGAALVIFALLLAGIIMAVLHGIDINKYCSWCHYFDCIPSKWWSCSDKAFHCEKLVSSEHLTLSCPNTGRFKVFPFTNISEARFQDICNLICF